The DNA window ACGAGAGCGTGCCGCAGGATGTGAGGGTCGAGCTACCGACCGGAGAGCGGATCTGGGTCCGGCTCTCCGAGACCACCGGTCCCGCCGACGTCGGCTGGCAGGACGACCAGGTCCACCGACTGGAGGGCCTGCTGGAGACGGTACGCGGAGTGGCCCGCAGCGTCCGGGCCGGGCTGCACGAGGCCCGACCCGACACGGTGACCGTGGAGTTCGGCG is part of the Micromonospora sp. WMMD980 genome and encodes:
- a CDS encoding CU044_2847 family protein, with the protein product MPQDVRVELPTGERIWVRLSETTGPADVGWQDDQVHRLEGLLETVRGVARSVRAGLHEARPDTVTVEFGVTMSAKTGRVLSVLAEAGAEANLKVTLSWQGSSAGDGLSAPPAAAG